A segment of the Niveibacterium umoris genome:
CGAGGCGGGCGATGGCACGCGGCCGGAGTACTACGACTTCGACCTGTTTGCCTGGGGCGAACAGGGCAGGGCGCTGCAGGACCGCCCGCTGGCAACCCTCGCCTACACCGTGTTCGATACCGAGACGACGGGCCTGGACCCCTCCGGCGGCGACGAGATCATCCAGATCGGCGCGATTCGCATCGTGAACGGCCGCTTGCTTCGCGGCGAACGCTTCGAGCAACTAGTGGATCCGAAGCGCGACATCGACCCGGCGTCGGAGGCCATCCACGGCATCTCGCGCGAGCGGCTGCGGGGTCAGCCGGAAATCGGGGTGGTGCTGCCGCGTTTTCATGCCTTCGCGCGCGACACGGTGCTGGTCGGCCACAACGCGGCCTTCGACATGCGCTTCCTGCAGATGAAGGAAACCGTCACCGGCTTGCGTTTCGATCACCCGGTACTCGATACGCTGCTGTTGTCGGCCGTCCTGCACCCGAATCAGGAAACGCACAAGCTCGACGCAATCGCCGAGCGCTTCGGCGTACCGCTGCTCGATCGCCACGACGCATCGGGCGACGCGCTGGTGACCGGCCAGCTATTCCTGCGCATGATCCCGTTGCTGGCCGAACGCGGTATCGTGACGCTCGGTCAGGCCCGTGAAGCGTCCGAGAAAACCTACTATGCCCGCATCCGCTACTGAGCCAGCAGCCGCGCCAGACGACACCATCACCCCGGCGGCGTTTTCGCTGCATGCGCCCTTGCGCACGCTGGTTCGCCGGGTGCCGGTGACCGTATCGCCCGACGCGAGCATTCGCGAGGCGCTCGAGTTGATGGATGCAGGCCGCATCGGTTCGGTGATCATCGCGTCGGGCGACGGCGTGCCACAGGGCATCCTGACCTTCGGTGACGTGTTGCGGCGCGTAGTGCTGGCAGAGGAGGCCGATCTCTGGCGCCCGGTCAGCGAAGTCATGACACCCGGCGTGGTGCAGTTGGGCTTTGAGGCCAGTGCCTACGACGCGGTGTTGCTGATGGCGCGGCGCAACGTCCGCTACGTCACGGTGATGGATCGCGCCGGCCGGCTGGTCGGGGTCGTGTCGCGTGGCGACCTCTACAGCGCGCAGCGGATTGCCTCGGAAGAGGCGGTGAATGCGGTGCTGTCGGCGCGCGACCTGCCGCAACTGGTACTCGCGGCCGAGGCGGTGCGGGCGTTTTCGGCGCGCCTGGTGACGCAGGGCATGGCGGCGGAGCAGACGATTCAGTGGATCTCGTCGCTCAACGATCTGGTCGCGCTGCATGCCATCGACCTGGTGCGCGAACAGCACGCTCTGCCTGAGGTGCCCTGGTGCTGGCTGGCCTTTGGCTCGGAAGGGCGTTTCGAGCAGACGCTCGCGACCGATCAGGACAACGGGATCATCTTTGTCGCGCAGGACGAATCGGAAGCCGCAACCTTGCGCGCACGCTTCCTGCCATTTGCCCTGGCGGTGAACGAAGCGCTCGCGGCCTGCGGCTTTCCGCTGTGCAGCGGCCAGATCATGGCAAGCAATCCGAAGTGGTGTCTTTCAACGGTCGAGTGGCGCGCGCGTTTCCTTGACTGGATCACGCATGCCGAGCCGGTGTCCTTGCTCAACGCCAGCATCTTCTTCGACTTCCGCCCGCTGTATGGCGACACCCAGTTGTCGGATGCGCTGCGCGACTGGCTGCTTGATCACACCGTTGGCAGCGCGCTATTCCTGCGCCTGATGGCAGCGAACGCGCTGCAGAGTCGACCACCGCTCGGCCTGATCCGCGAATTCGTTTTTGACAAGAAGGGGCAGCACCCGCGTACCCTTGATCTGAAGCTTCACGGCGTGCGCCCCTATGTCGATGCGGCGCGCCTGTTTGCGCTGGAGCAGGGGCTGCGCGCCACAAACACTGCGCAACGCTTGCGCGACGCCTCGCGCCACGTATCCTTCGGCGGAGAGGACATCGCTGCAGTGATCGACGGTTATCACTTCATCCAGTTGCTGCGCCTGAAGAACCAGAAGGGCGAGGCGGAGTACGGCTCACCAAACCGGATCGACCCTGCGCGCAGCATCAACCATCTGGAGCGGCAGGTGCTCAAGCACGCCTTCCGCCAGGCCAATCGCCTGCAGGACCGCCTGCGCGCGGACTACCGCCTGTGACGCAGCGTCGTAGGGGCTTCGCTGCCGTGCACATGCGACTTTTGAGCCAGGCGCCTGACGGCCGCGCGTGATGGAAGCCTTCACCCGCCGGCTCGCCCGCCTCTCGATCTCGTTCGTACTCGGCTTCTTCGGTCTGGTGCTGTTGCTCTTGCAGGCAGAGCGTGCCGGTATGCCGACGCGCCTGATCGGCTACATCTTCCTGCTCGCCCCGATCCTGATCTATGCAGTGATCGGCGCGGCCTCGCGCACTTCGGATGTGGTCGAGTACTACGTCGCCGGCCGTCGCATCCCGGCCGTCTTCAACGGCATGGCGACCGCGGCCGACTGGATGAGCGCCGCAAGCTTTATCGGGCTGGCCGGCACGCTCTACTTCGCGGGCTTCGATGGCCTCGCCTTCGTGATGGGCTGGACCGGTGGCTACGTGCTGGTGGCCTTGTTTCTCGCGCCTTATTTGCGACGCTTCGGCCAATTCACGATTCCGGATTTTCTGGGTGCGCGCTACGAGGGGCATCTGCCGCGTGTGATCGGCGTCGTGATCGCGGTGATCGCCAGCTTCGTCTACGTGGTGGCGCAGATCTACGCGGTCGGGCTGGTCACCAGCCGATTTGCCGGCATCCAGTTCCAGATCGGCGTTTTTGTCGGGCTCGCCGGCGTACTGGTGTGTTCCTTCCTCGGCGGCATGCGTGCGGTGACCTGGACTCAGGTGACGCAGTTTCTCGTCCGCATCGTTGCCTACCTGGTTCCGGTCGTGATCCTGTCGTGGCAAGTCACCGGGCTCTTCGTGCCGCAGCTCAGCTACGGGCGTGTCCTGCAGAATCTGGCGCCAATCGAACGCAAACTCGCCGAGAGCCCGGATGAACGTGCAGTGCAGGCGCAGCGGCAGGCGCGCGCGGCGAGGTTCGAATCGGAAGTGGCAGGGTTGCCGGGTTCGCTGACGCGCGCACGAGAGGCTGCTCGCACCAATTTCGAAGCGCTCCTTGGTAAGCCCAATGTTCCCGGCCACGACATCGCGGCGGCCCAGCGTGCGCTGCGAGAGCTTCCGAAAACGCCAGCCGAAGCGCGCGAGCAGTGGGGGCGGATGCGCGCCGAAGAACTGGCACAGGCTGCGCCGTTGCGCCCCCATGCCGAGCCCTTTGTCGCCAAGACGCCCTCTGACTCGCGGGCCGCGAGGAATAACTTTCTCGCCCTGGTGTTCGTGCTGATGGTCGGTACTGCGGGAATGCCGCACATCCTGACTCGCTATTACACGACGCCCGGCGTCGCGGCGGCACGGCGCTCGGTCTTCTGGTCGCTGTTCTTCATCCTGATGCTTTACCTCGCGGCGCCTGCATATGCCGTTTTTGCCAAATGGGTTGTGTATACCCAGCTGGTCGGCTTGCCGGTGTCCGACCTGCCAGCATGGGTCGCCTCGTGGGGCAAGGTCGGTTTGGTGCGGGTGGAGGACGTCAACCACGACGGCATTCTCCAGCTTGCGGAGTTGTCCCTGAGCCCCGATGTCATCGTGCTCGCGTTGCCCGAAATCGCCGGTTTGCCATACGTGGTGACCGGGCTTGTCGCCGCTGGCGCACTCGCTGCAGCCCTGTCTACCGCCGACGGACTGCTTCTGACGATATCAAGTGCGCTGTCACATGATCTCTATTACCGGATGATCAACCCGTCGGCATCGATCCCGCGGCGACTGGTCATCTCGAAGGCCGTGCTGCTCTCGGTTGCCGTGCTCGCGGCGGCAATCGCATCGCTGCGACCGGAAAGCATCGTGCAGACCGTCGGTTTCGCATTCTCGATCGCAGCCGCCGGCTTCTTCCCTGCGTTGACGTTGGGCGTGTTCTGGCAACGCGCCAACAAATGGGGTGCCGCTGCCGGCATGATCGGCGGTATCGCGGTGACACTCGCCTACGCCGTGATGACACACCCGTTCTTTGGTGGTTCCATGGCCAACGCCTGGTGGGGCATCCAACCCATTGCCAGCGGCATCTTTGGCGTCATGGCCGGCTTTGTCGCGATCATAGCTGTCAGTTTGGTGACCCCCGCACCCAGCGAAGAGGCACGCTCGGTCGTGCTCTTCATCCGCATCCCGCGCGAACGCGCCATCGCTGCCGCGGACGCTGCTGGTTTGGAGAAGTAGACTGAAGTCTGATATAATTATCGGCTCACCGCGGAGAGGTGGATGAGTGGTTTAAGTCGCACGCCTGGAAAGCGTGTTTAGGTGAATAACCTAACGCGGGTTCGAATCCCGCCCTCTCCGCCAGAACACCAGCAATCAAGCACCTTCCGGGGTGCTTGTTTGTTTTCCTGATCAGTTACCCCATCAAAATCACGCGTGGTAGGGATTTCGCTGAGGCGGTTCTTCTGCCAAGTCCCTTCATAACCTGCGTCTTCAACCTGTTGCACTGTCAGGATCAGATTGCGATCAACATCCAACGCGTTTCGACGCGGGCTAATCTGAAGACTGCTTGGAGCGCGCCATCGCGTTGAGCATCATCTC
Coding sequences within it:
- a CDS encoding DUF294 nucleotidyltransferase-like domain-containing protein produces the protein MPASATEPAAAPDDTITPAAFSLHAPLRTLVRRVPVTVSPDASIREALELMDAGRIGSVIIASGDGVPQGILTFGDVLRRVVLAEEADLWRPVSEVMTPGVVQLGFEASAYDAVLLMARRNVRYVTVMDRAGRLVGVVSRGDLYSAQRIASEEAVNAVLSARDLPQLVLAAEAVRAFSARLVTQGMAAEQTIQWISSLNDLVALHAIDLVREQHALPEVPWCWLAFGSEGRFEQTLATDQDNGIIFVAQDESEAATLRARFLPFALAVNEALAACGFPLCSGQIMASNPKWCLSTVEWRARFLDWITHAEPVSLLNASIFFDFRPLYGDTQLSDALRDWLLDHTVGSALFLRLMAANALQSRPPLGLIREFVFDKKGQHPRTLDLKLHGVRPYVDAARLFALEQGLRATNTAQRLRDASRHVSFGGEDIAAVIDGYHFIQLLRLKNQKGEAEYGSPNRIDPARSINHLERQVLKHAFRQANRLQDRLRADYRL
- a CDS encoding sodium:solute symporter family protein; amino-acid sequence: MEAFTRRLARLSISFVLGFFGLVLLLLQAERAGMPTRLIGYIFLLAPILIYAVIGAASRTSDVVEYYVAGRRIPAVFNGMATAADWMSAASFIGLAGTLYFAGFDGLAFVMGWTGGYVLVALFLAPYLRRFGQFTIPDFLGARYEGHLPRVIGVVIAVIASFVYVVAQIYAVGLVTSRFAGIQFQIGVFVGLAGVLVCSFLGGMRAVTWTQVTQFLVRIVAYLVPVVILSWQVTGLFVPQLSYGRVLQNLAPIERKLAESPDERAVQAQRQARAARFESEVAGLPGSLTRAREAARTNFEALLGKPNVPGHDIAAAQRALRELPKTPAEAREQWGRMRAEELAQAAPLRPHAEPFVAKTPSDSRAARNNFLALVFVLMVGTAGMPHILTRYYTTPGVAAARRSVFWSLFFILMLYLAAPAYAVFAKWVVYTQLVGLPVSDLPAWVASWGKVGLVRVEDVNHDGILQLAELSLSPDVIVLALPEIAGLPYVVTGLVAAGALAAALSTADGLLLTISSALSHDLYYRMINPSASIPRRLVISKAVLLSVAVLAAAIASLRPESIVQTVGFAFSIAAAGFFPALTLGVFWQRANKWGAAAGMIGGIAVTLAYAVMTHPFFGGSMANAWWGIQPIASGIFGVMAGFVAIIAVSLVTPAPSEEARSVVLFIRIPRERAIAAADAAGLEK